The genomic interval GGGAATCGAACCCACAACCTATGGATTAAGAGTCCATTGCTCTGCCAATTGAGCTACGCTCCCGGCACTCGGCTCGGCCCGTCTGCTGCGTGACGGCGAGGTGGCGCGGTAACTACAGAAGGCCGCCGACGCTGTCAAAAAGTATTTTCGATCCTCGCTGATTTCCCTCTCGAAGAGATCAACGCCGAGGGCTGCGCGCACAAGCCCGTGACGCCGTGCCGCCGCCTGGCCAGCGTCCTGGCGGCAGAGGTCCCCTCCCCGCGCATGAAACAGTCTGGGCGCCCTCCTGTTGAACGTGGCCACGGCGACGCGTGGGTCCAGTCCACGGGAAGAGTGGGTTGGATTCGCGAACAGTCCGGGACACGGGAGCGCCGCCGCGGCACAGGCGGGCGGACGGAGGTCGTCCGCCCTTTTCGCGCAGGACGTATGCAGGAGACGACAGTGACGGAAGCCAACATGTCCCCCAAGTTGGAAGACGCGGGCTCGGCGCTTGGAGGATGGAGCCGTGAGCGGATGGAGCTGATTCGGCGGACCATCTGCCCGCGAGGCATCAGCGAGGACGAGTTCGCGCTCTTCATCGAGCAGTGCAAGCGCAGTGGGTTGGACCCCCTGCTCAAGGAGGCGTTCTGCGTGGCCCGGCGGCAGAACGTGGGCAACCGGGAGCGTCCCAACTGGGTGACGAAGTACGAGTTCCAACCTTCCGAGGCCGGGATGTTGGCCCGAGCGGAGCGGTTTCCGGACTTCAAGGGCATCCAGGCCAGCGCGGTGTTCGCGGAGGACGACATCGTGGTGGACCAGGGGCGAGGCGAGGTGGTGCATCGCTTCAACCCGGCCAAGCGCAAGGGTGCGCTGGTGGGGGCCTGGTCCCGGGTGGTGCGGGACGGGAAGCTGCCGGTGGTGGTGTGGCTGGACTTCAGTGGCTACGTCCAGCAGACGCCGCTGTGGGCGAAGATTCCCACCACGATGATTGAGAAGTGCGCGCGGGTGGCGGCCCTGCGCAAGGCGTACCCCGAGGCGTTCGGTGGGCTGTACGTCCGTGAAGAGATGCCCGCGGAGGACTTCGAGCCGGCGCATGCGGAGCCCGCGCCGGTGGGAGGCGCCTATGAGGTGCTGGGCGCGAGGCCCGGGCCGGTGAAGGCGTCGTTCCCGGCGCTGCCGACTGTGGCCGTTCCAGAGAAGGTCTCGCGGTTGGATGTGGATGTGCCGCTTGCGCCCCTGCCCTCGAAGGAGGCGGAGCCCGCGCCGCAGCTCAAGGCGAGCGCGGTGCTGGTGGCGTTCGGGCCGTACAAGGGGAAGACGGCGTCGGAGCTCTCGGATGAGGAGTTGAGCGAGAGCATCGAGTTGGCGAACGAGAAGCTGATGGAGCAACCCCGGGCGCGCTGGGCGAAGGCGATGCGGGAGAACCTGACGGCGCTGGAGGCGGAGACGGAGCTGCGTTGCCGCGTCCCCTCGGCGGCGGACAAGGGCGGCAACGGCGCGTCCCACGAGGCGTGATGTCGCGCGGATTGCGCTCGTGATGCGTGTCCCCGCCGAGGGTCGGTCGACTTCGGCGGGGGCGTCGCGTGCGGATGGCCTGGCGCGGCGTCATGGGCTGAGTCGGTGGTGGGAGAGGACTGTTATCGGGAGCTCGCGGTAGCCGGACGGGTCCGCGTGGCGCTCCTGTTCAGGTGTGGCGCACGCACCGGTCTCGCGCCTCTCGAGAACACTCACCGCGCATCGCTTGTCCGGGGCGACCTCTTTAGTGAGAGCGGGAGCCCGCCAGCCAGAACGGACCCGACGACGCGATGCATGCCTGCTCTGCTAGGAGTGGGAGGCGATGGCCTCCTTCAACGTCTTTCTCGATCCCGCAGGGACCCACCCTTTCGGTCTCGCCGTCATCGTCCTCGGGCCGACGGGCGTTACCTACGAGAACCAATGCGGGGGCTTCCTCACCGAAACGCGCTCGGCGGAGGGGTTCCTCGTGCTGGTCCCTCCCATCGACTTCGACCCGGAAGCGAGCGAGGCGTTCGACGTCGAAGGAGCGCTGCTCACCTTCTTCCACCGGGAGTTCCGAGGAAACCTCCCGGCTCCCGAGGAATGGAGCCAGACTCAGTTGGCGGACCTCGCCAACATCGTCAGCCGTATCCCCTTCTGGGTGACTCCCTCCGGTGTTGTTCCGGCGGCCTTGATGCACGTCGCCCTGGACAGGGACCGCCTCGCCGAACTCACCGAAGCGTGGGTCCCAGTCACAACCCCTTATGGCCCCGGCATCCTCGTATTCGCGAACTGCGACTGACTCAGGGACGGAACCTGGAGCCACTCCCCGCCACCAGAGCGCATGAACCCTCGCCGCACAGCGAGGCTCCGGACAGCGCGCCCGTGCGGGAGTAACCGACCTGGGGTACGAACCCGTCTGGAGATCTCACGGATGCCGCGAATCATCCAACCGCCTCGGACGATTCCGACGCTCCTGCGAGGCTTGAGGGTTCTGGGTCTCGGATGAGACCGGCTAGGCTCTCCTATGACAAGGAGGCTGAGCACCTCGGCCACGTCCACCTCGAGGGCATCTGTCCGTGAACGTCCATGACCTGAACTGGAAAGGAGCGTACCGGTACACACGCAGGGGAATGGCCGTGTTTCACATGCCCGTTGCCCGCCCGTGGACCTGGGCGCTCACCCATCACGGAATGTGGAGCCTCTTTGTCGCGGACATCGAGCCCGCCAGGACAGGCATGCCCGAGCGGCGGCACCCGCTCCATCCACCTCGGGAAGTGATGGGGCACTGGTTGGCCATCTACGCGACAAGCGACTACGACGCGGACGGCGTCACCTGGCTGCAAAGGGCGCACGGGCTGGAGGCACCATCGAGCGACACACTCCCGCATGGGGCCTATGTCGCCATGGCTCGACTCGCGGAGGTCAGCACCATCGGCAATGATTCCCGCTCTTTCGGCAACGACCCGTGGTGGGCACCGCCCAAGGCCCCCTTCTGCCGAGGAACCATTGCATGGTGGCTCGAAGAGCTCATGGTGTTCGAGCCCCTTCCCGCGCCACCGGCCCAGCGTCTCACCCTCGTAGACCCTGAGTTGCTGCCGGAACTGCGAGAGCGAGTGGCCCTGGCACGTGACGGCATCTGGCGTCCGGAGGTGTACGCAGTACCCGCGCCCCCACCCCGCCAACCTCCTCCGCCAGCTCAAACCCACGTACTTCGAAGGGAGCTGCCCGCCGACGACAGCCCCGTGTCCCCCATGGGCGACGTCGTGCAGCTTGGGCTCTTCGGAGACTCTGCTCCGCTTGCATCAAGGACCGAGGCGGAGCAGCCAGCCACGTCGTCCCCCATCGAGGCGACGAACAGAAAGGAGTGACGTCCTCTCTCAGTGAGGTCGCCATGAGCACAACAACGGCACCTCAACGCAGGAAAGCCTCGGAGTAACCCACAGACACCCACCTCCAGGCACCAGAGCCAACCGCCTGGGAGTTCGAGCCAGGAACTCGCGAGTGTCTTGAACAGGTACTTGGCCGGCAGGCCTTCCAGCGGCAGGGGATCCTGGCTGGGCACTGGCAAACTCAGGGTCCCTGGTACGGGAAACTTCCCTACACGCAGGGAAACCTCAACCATTTCAGGGGCTTGAGAGAGCGCGCTCGGAGGGACTTGAACCCCCAACCCCTGGGTTCGAAGCCCAGTGCTCTATCCAGTTGAGCTACGAGCGCAAGCTACGTCAGGGGGAGAAAGGTGGGCGGCCAACCGGGGTCGAACCGGCAACCTCTGGAGTCACAGTCCAGCGCTCTAACCAGTTGAGCTATGGCCGCCGTTACCGAACCGGCGTTTGAAGCGGCGCTTTCCCTACCGTGGAAGCGAGGGCCAGTTCAAGGCCCAAATGTGAAGCGGGTCGATTGGCGCCCTGAGCAGGGGCGAACTCATGCCCCCCGTCCTCCCCAAGCCCCGAGAGCGACAGCTGGGACGACGAGTTCCTGACCGCCTTCATAACCCTCGGGAGTTCCTGGCACTTTCGCAGGAGGCCTGGAGCCCGAGGGACTTCAGGTCGAGGTGCGGAGGCTACGCCCAGCCCCTGAGCCAGGGGCCTCGCACCGGCGAGCCTCACACCGAGGCCCTTTGAGGACGAAGTGCCCCGAGCAGCGATGATGGCCGCGGTCGCCGGCTCTCTCCACGCAGGTCGACCGGGACAGGAGGCATCGGAGCTGGCCCCTCTTGAAACGACTCCGCCTTCACGTCGGCAATGAAGCACCCACGCGAAGTTCGCCACGACATCCCGCACTCGCGCTTCCTTGCGCGGCATTCGCTTCGCACAAATACAACCAGACACGGACGCCAATCAGCGGAACCTGTCAACGTGAATGAGACAGTGAAACTGAGAGATTAGTGCGCAGCCGCCTTTGAGTTGGGGAGGTGCGCGGGGTTGTTAATCCAGACAGCGTTCGGAAGGGCCTGGGGCTTCGGGAGTCCGTGGGGGAATCGCTCGGGATGAGCGGCGAAGGCTGCCTCGAGGACGACGGCGCGGGCCGAGAGGCGCGCGTGGGCCAGGCCGTGGTGGACGTCGTGAGGGGTGAGCAGACCCAGTCCCGAGTGGTGGTGCTCCTCGTTGTACCAACGGAAGAAGTCGGCACAGAAGCCGCGTGCATCCTGGAGGCAGCCGAAGACGCGGGGGAAGTCGGGCCGATACTTCAGCGTCTTGAAGTGGGCCTCGCTGAAGGGGTTGTCGTTGGAGACGTGGGGCCGGGAGTGCGTCTTCGTCACGCCGAGGTCCGCCATCAGCAGAGCCACGGGCTTGGACGTCATGGAGGAGCCACGGTCCGCATGAATCGTCAGCTGGCCAGG from Myxococcus stipitatus carries:
- the bet gene encoding phage recombination protein Bet, whose translation is MSPKLEDAGSALGGWSRERMELIRRTICPRGISEDEFALFIEQCKRSGLDPLLKEAFCVARRQNVGNRERPNWVTKYEFQPSEAGMLARAERFPDFKGIQASAVFAEDDIVVDQGRGEVVHRFNPAKRKGALVGAWSRVVRDGKLPVVVWLDFSGYVQQTPLWAKIPTTMIEKCARVAALRKAYPEAFGGLYVREEMPAEDFEPAHAEPAPVGGAYEVLGARPGPVKASFPALPTVAVPEKVSRLDVDVPLAPLPSKEAEPAPQLKASAVLVAFGPYKGKTASELSDEELSESIELANEKLMEQPRARWAKAMRENLTALEAETELRCRVPSAADKGGNGASHEA
- a CDS encoding DUF6210 family protein, with protein sequence MASFNVFLDPAGTHPFGLAVIVLGPTGVTYENQCGGFLTETRSAEGFLVLVPPIDFDPEASEAFDVEGALLTFFHREFRGNLPAPEEWSQTQLADLANIVSRIPFWVTPSGVVPAALMHVALDRDRLAELTEAWVPVTTPYGPGILVFANCD